The following are encoded together in the Cicer arietinum cultivar CDC Frontier isolate Library 1 chromosome 2, Cicar.CDCFrontier_v2.0, whole genome shotgun sequence genome:
- the LOC101492484 gene encoding uncharacterized protein isoform X3 — MASSLSQQPKQSPVSPQLSLHLTPTPMHKNRLQEFTQRSGMSFPVFETVNEGQSHAPQFRSTVWVDGMSFTSQLTFFHRKAAEQDASKLALECLTRKIKEEVYSFVSENAIICKQVLNEYAAKLNKELPTYNTVQLQEVVPVFVCTVDFIGSSYTGDVARSKKDAKLLAARAAILSMLGNSDSEMLCQIIKSKSKMYCSSKVNTAHFSMAMDHRDKKVVDPVGNANINAINVVLPESDPIVSSCQQPEMRKRKPTPDAAKCPNESQQPGVVLPISDPVGSYHKYKEVASPIGNAITNEIQVVPLESGPITCTCQQPDMPKQESIPKATKSAGESQQSDATLIANGLSSKKRRIINRKANKKARLEAHNNV, encoded by the exons ATGGCTTCTTCATTGTCTCAACAACCGAAACAATCTCCTGTATCACCTCAGCTTTCCCTTCACCTCACACCTACTC CAATGCATAAGAATCGTTTGCAAGAGTTTACACAGAGGTCAGGGATGTCATTTCCTGTGTTTGAAACAGTGAATGAGGGACAAAGTCATGCACCTCAGTTTAGATCTACTGTTTGGGTGGATggaatgagtttcacttcgCAACTCACTTTCTTCCATCGGAAAGCGGCTGAGCAAGATGCTTCTAAGCTTGCATTGGAGTGTCTTACCAGGAAGATTAAAGAGGAAGTTTACTCTTTTGTTtctgag AATGCTATAATTTGCAAGCAGGTCTTGAACGAGTATGCTGCAAAGTTGAATAAGGAACTACCTACATACAACACTGTTCAGCTCCAAGAAGTGGTTCCAGTTTTTGTATGTACTGTGGATTTTATTGGTTCAAGTTACACCGGAGATGTGGCTAGAAGCAAAAAGGATGCAAAGCTTTTGGCAGCTCGTGCTGCTATTCTTTCAATGCTGG GTAACTCTGACTCGGAAATGCTTTGCCAAATAATCAAGTCAAAATCTAAAATGTATTGTTCATCCAAAGTAAATACTGCACATTTCTCAATGGCAATGGATCATAGagacaagaaagttgtagatcCTGTGGGTAATGCTAATATTAATGCGATAAATGTTGTACTTCCTGAGTCTGACCCAATTGTTTCCTCATGTCAACAACCTGAGATGCGAAAACGCAAACCAACCCCTGACGCCGCCAAGTGTCCCAATGAGTCTCAGCAGCCAGGTGTTGTACTTCCTATTAGCGATCCTGTAGGTTCGTATCATAAATATAAGGAAGTTGCAAGTCCTATCGGTAATGCTATTACTAATGAGATTCAAGTTGTACCTCTTGAGTCTGGCCCAATTACTTGCACTTGTCAACAACCTGATATGCCAAAACAAGAATCAATCCCTAAAGCCACCAAGTCTGCTGGTGAGTCTCAGCAATCAGATGCCACACTTATTGCTAACGGTTTAAGTTCAAAAAAGCGGCGAATAATCAATAGGAAGGCTAACAAAAAGGCACGGTTGGAAGCTca TAACAATGTGTAA
- the LOC101492484 gene encoding uncharacterized protein isoform X1, which translates to MASSLSQQPKQSPVSPQLSLHLTPTPMHKNRLQEFTQRSGMSFPVFETVNEGQSHAPQFRSTVWVDGMSFTSQLTFFHRKAAEQDASKLALECLTRKIKEEVYSFVSENAIICKQVLNEYAAKLNKELPTYNTVQLQEVVPVFVCTVDFIGSSYTGDVARSKKDAKLLAARAAILSMLGNSDSEMLCQIIKSKSKMYCSSKVNTAHFSMAMDHRDKKVVDPVGNANINAINVVLPESDPIVSSCQQPEMRKRKPTPDAAKCPNESQQPGVVLPISDPVGSYHKYKEVASPIGNAITNEIQVVPLESGPITCTCQQPDMPKQESIPKATKSAGESQQSDATLIANGLSSKKRRIINRKANKKARLEAQLQSLSANQVFPCTSMAQ; encoded by the exons ATGGCTTCTTCATTGTCTCAACAACCGAAACAATCTCCTGTATCACCTCAGCTTTCCCTTCACCTCACACCTACTC CAATGCATAAGAATCGTTTGCAAGAGTTTACACAGAGGTCAGGGATGTCATTTCCTGTGTTTGAAACAGTGAATGAGGGACAAAGTCATGCACCTCAGTTTAGATCTACTGTTTGGGTGGATggaatgagtttcacttcgCAACTCACTTTCTTCCATCGGAAAGCGGCTGAGCAAGATGCTTCTAAGCTTGCATTGGAGTGTCTTACCAGGAAGATTAAAGAGGAAGTTTACTCTTTTGTTtctgag AATGCTATAATTTGCAAGCAGGTCTTGAACGAGTATGCTGCAAAGTTGAATAAGGAACTACCTACATACAACACTGTTCAGCTCCAAGAAGTGGTTCCAGTTTTTGTATGTACTGTGGATTTTATTGGTTCAAGTTACACCGGAGATGTGGCTAGAAGCAAAAAGGATGCAAAGCTTTTGGCAGCTCGTGCTGCTATTCTTTCAATGCTGG GTAACTCTGACTCGGAAATGCTTTGCCAAATAATCAAGTCAAAATCTAAAATGTATTGTTCATCCAAAGTAAATACTGCACATTTCTCAATGGCAATGGATCATAGagacaagaaagttgtagatcCTGTGGGTAATGCTAATATTAATGCGATAAATGTTGTACTTCCTGAGTCTGACCCAATTGTTTCCTCATGTCAACAACCTGAGATGCGAAAACGCAAACCAACCCCTGACGCCGCCAAGTGTCCCAATGAGTCTCAGCAGCCAGGTGTTGTACTTCCTATTAGCGATCCTGTAGGTTCGTATCATAAATATAAGGAAGTTGCAAGTCCTATCGGTAATGCTATTACTAATGAGATTCAAGTTGTACCTCTTGAGTCTGGCCCAATTACTTGCACTTGTCAACAACCTGATATGCCAAAACAAGAATCAATCCCTAAAGCCACCAAGTCTGCTGGTGAGTCTCAGCAATCAGATGCCACACTTATTGCTAACGGTTTAAGTTCAAAAAAGCGGCGAATAATCAATAGGAAGGCTAACAAAAAGGCACGGTTGGAAGCTca GTTACAGTCTTTATCTGCTAACCAAGTTTTTCCTTGTACTTCCATGGCACAGTAA
- the LOC101492484 gene encoding uncharacterized protein isoform X2, with protein sequence MASSLSQQPKQSPVSPQLSLHLTPTPMHKNRLQEFTQRSGMSFPVFETVNEGQSHAPQFRSTVWVDGMSFTSQLTFFHRKAAEQDASKLALECLTRKIKEEVYSFVSEVLNEYAAKLNKELPTYNTVQLQEVVPVFVCTVDFIGSSYTGDVARSKKDAKLLAARAAILSMLGNSDSEMLCQIIKSKSKMYCSSKVNTAHFSMAMDHRDKKVVDPVGNANINAINVVLPESDPIVSSCQQPEMRKRKPTPDAAKCPNESQQPGVVLPISDPVGSYHKYKEVASPIGNAITNEIQVVPLESGPITCTCQQPDMPKQESIPKATKSAGESQQSDATLIANGLSSKKRRIINRKANKKARLEAQLQSLSANQVFPCTSMAQ encoded by the exons ATGGCTTCTTCATTGTCTCAACAACCGAAACAATCTCCTGTATCACCTCAGCTTTCCCTTCACCTCACACCTACTC CAATGCATAAGAATCGTTTGCAAGAGTTTACACAGAGGTCAGGGATGTCATTTCCTGTGTTTGAAACAGTGAATGAGGGACAAAGTCATGCACCTCAGTTTAGATCTACTGTTTGGGTGGATggaatgagtttcacttcgCAACTCACTTTCTTCCATCGGAAAGCGGCTGAGCAAGATGCTTCTAAGCTTGCATTGGAGTGTCTTACCAGGAAGATTAAAGAGGAAGTTTACTCTTTTGTTtctgag GTCTTGAACGAGTATGCTGCAAAGTTGAATAAGGAACTACCTACATACAACACTGTTCAGCTCCAAGAAGTGGTTCCAGTTTTTGTATGTACTGTGGATTTTATTGGTTCAAGTTACACCGGAGATGTGGCTAGAAGCAAAAAGGATGCAAAGCTTTTGGCAGCTCGTGCTGCTATTCTTTCAATGCTGG GTAACTCTGACTCGGAAATGCTTTGCCAAATAATCAAGTCAAAATCTAAAATGTATTGTTCATCCAAAGTAAATACTGCACATTTCTCAATGGCAATGGATCATAGagacaagaaagttgtagatcCTGTGGGTAATGCTAATATTAATGCGATAAATGTTGTACTTCCTGAGTCTGACCCAATTGTTTCCTCATGTCAACAACCTGAGATGCGAAAACGCAAACCAACCCCTGACGCCGCCAAGTGTCCCAATGAGTCTCAGCAGCCAGGTGTTGTACTTCCTATTAGCGATCCTGTAGGTTCGTATCATAAATATAAGGAAGTTGCAAGTCCTATCGGTAATGCTATTACTAATGAGATTCAAGTTGTACCTCTTGAGTCTGGCCCAATTACTTGCACTTGTCAACAACCTGATATGCCAAAACAAGAATCAATCCCTAAAGCCACCAAGTCTGCTGGTGAGTCTCAGCAATCAGATGCCACACTTATTGCTAACGGTTTAAGTTCAAAAAAGCGGCGAATAATCAATAGGAAGGCTAACAAAAAGGCACGGTTGGAAGCTca GTTACAGTCTTTATCTGCTAACCAAGTTTTTCCTTGTACTTCCATGGCACAGTAA
- the LOC101507152 gene encoding uncharacterized protein isoform X2, with the protein MFRNTPKTSMEEALDKQLKVGSSAKSGGKFQRKGCYYTSIPRVVKCKGMSGQELTSLNLDKTQLLETLLAKDYGGSEDLLLGELQFAFVAFLMGQSLEAFLQWKSLVSLLFGCTEAFIKVIYYQLKYGLQKDRTDDTRPPLLDDSWLSTDSFLHYLCKDFFSLVLDGSVVDGDLLKWTRKFKELLENNLGWEFPKNSAVDGLYFEENDEFAPVVEMLDDEAYAI; encoded by the exons ATGTTTAGAAACACTCCTAAAACATCAATGGAGGAAGCACTAGACAAGCAGCTGAAGGTTGGTAGTTCTGCAAAATCTGGAGGCAAGTTTCAGAGAAAAGGATGTTATTATACCTCCATTCCACGTGTTGTAAAATGCAAGGGGATGAGTGGACAGGAACTTACCTCTTTGAATCTTGACAAG ACACAATTGCTAGAGACTCTACTGGCAAAAGATTATGGAGGTTCTGAAGACTTGCTCCTTGGAGAACTGCAGTTTGCGTTTGTTGCCTTTTTG ATGGGTCAGTCGCTAGAAGCATTCCTCCAGTGGAAATCCTTGGTTAGCCTTCTGTTTGGCTGCACTGAAGCA TTCATTAAAGTCATCTATTATCAACTAAAATACGGACTACAGAAAGATCGCACGGATGATACAAGACCACCGTTGTTAGATGATTCTTGGCTTTCTACTGATAGCTTTTTGCACTATCTTTGCaag GACTTCTTTTCATTGGTGCTAGATGGGTCAGTTGTTGATGGAGATCTTTTAAAATGG ACAAGGAAATTTAAGGAGCTGTTAGAGAACAACCTAGGGTGGGAGTTTCCAAAGAACAGTGCTGTTGATGGTTTGTATTTTGAGGAGAATGATGAG TTTGCTCCTGTAGTTGAGATGTTAGATGATGAAGCTTATGCAATTTAG
- the LOC101507152 gene encoding uncharacterized protein isoform X1 — protein MFRNTPKTSMEEALDKQLKVGSSAKSGGKFQRKGCYYTSIPRVVKCKGMSGQELTSLNLDKTQLLETLLAKDYGGSEDLLLGELQFAFVAFLMGQSLEAFLQWKSLVSLLFGCTEAPFNTRTRLFTKFIKVIYYQLKYGLQKDRTDDTRPPLLDDSWLSTDSFLHYLCKDFFSLVLDGSVVDGDLLKWTRKFKELLENNLGWEFPKNSAVDGLYFEENDEFAPVVEMLDDEAYAI, from the exons ATGTTTAGAAACACTCCTAAAACATCAATGGAGGAAGCACTAGACAAGCAGCTGAAGGTTGGTAGTTCTGCAAAATCTGGAGGCAAGTTTCAGAGAAAAGGATGTTATTATACCTCCATTCCACGTGTTGTAAAATGCAAGGGGATGAGTGGACAGGAACTTACCTCTTTGAATCTTGACAAG ACACAATTGCTAGAGACTCTACTGGCAAAAGATTATGGAGGTTCTGAAGACTTGCTCCTTGGAGAACTGCAGTTTGCGTTTGTTGCCTTTTTG ATGGGTCAGTCGCTAGAAGCATTCCTCCAGTGGAAATCCTTGGTTAGCCTTCTGTTTGGCTGCACTGAAGCA CCTTTCAACACACGAACTCGGCTATTCACCAAG TTCATTAAAGTCATCTATTATCAACTAAAATACGGACTACAGAAAGATCGCACGGATGATACAAGACCACCGTTGTTAGATGATTCTTGGCTTTCTACTGATAGCTTTTTGCACTATCTTTGCaag GACTTCTTTTCATTGGTGCTAGATGGGTCAGTTGTTGATGGAGATCTTTTAAAATGG ACAAGGAAATTTAAGGAGCTGTTAGAGAACAACCTAGGGTGGGAGTTTCCAAAGAACAGTGCTGTTGATGGTTTGTATTTTGAGGAGAATGATGAG TTTGCTCCTGTAGTTGAGATGTTAGATGATGAAGCTTATGCAATTTAG
- the LOC101493055 gene encoding uncharacterized protein isoform X2 has protein sequence MNSETALELVKNGVTLLFLDVPLYTLLAIDTQMFSVGPAFKGIKMIPPGTHFVYYSSSTRDGKEFSPIIGFFIDVGPSEVIVRKWGQQEERLVKVSEEEDERYSQAVKNMEFDRQLGPYNLSHFEDWKRLSNFITKSIIERLEPIGGEISVECENDMFRNTPKTSMEEALDKQLKVGSSAKSGGKFQRKGCYYTSIPRVVKCKGMSGQELTSLNLDKTQLLETLLAKDYGGSEDLLLGELQFAFVAFLMGQSLEAFLQWKSLVSLLFGCTEAFIKVIYYQLKYGLQKDRTDDTRPPLLDDSWLSTDSFLHYLCKDFFSLVLDGSVVDGDLLKWTRKFKELLENNLGWEFPKNSAVDGLYFEENDEFAPVVEMLDDEAYAI, from the exons ATGAATTCTGAAACAGCGTTAGAGCTTGTTAAAAATGGCGTCACTCTTCTCTTCCTCGATGTCCCTCTCTACACCCTTCTTGCCATCGATACTCAG aTGTTCTCTGTGGGACCTGCTTTTAAAGGTATTAAGATGATTCCTCCTGGCACTCATTTTGTCTACTATAGTTCTTCAACAAG AGATGGAAAGGAGTTTTCACCGATTATTGGGTTCTTTATTGATGTTGGCCCTTCAGAG GTAATTGTTCGTAAGTGGGGCCAACAAGAGGAAAGGCTAGTCAAAGTATCTGAGGAAGAG GACGAAAGATATAGCCAGGCTGTTAAAAATATGGAATTTGACCGACAACTTGGGCCTTACAATCTTAGCCACTTTGAAGATTGGAAGCGATTATCTAATTTCATTACAAAGAGCATCATCGAGCGGCTTG AGCCCATCGGAGGAGAAATCAGTGTTGAATGTGAAAATGATATGTTTAGAAACACTCCTAAAACATCAATGGAGGAAGCACTAGACAAGCAGCTGAAGGTTGGTAGTTCTGCAAAATCTGGAGGCAAGTTTCAGAGAAAAGGATGTTATTATACCTCCATTCCACGTGTTGTAAAATGCAAGGGGATGAGTGGACAGGAACTTACCTCTTTGAATCTTGACAAG ACACAATTGCTAGAGACTCTACTGGCAAAAGATTATGGAGGTTCTGAAGACTTGCTCCTTGGAGAACTGCAGTTTGCGTTTGTTGCCTTTTTG ATGGGTCAGTCGCTAGAAGCATTCCTCCAGTGGAAATCCTTGGTTAGCCTTCTGTTTGGCTGCACTGAAGCA TTCATTAAAGTCATCTATTATCAACTAAAATACGGACTACAGAAAGATCGCACGGATGATACAAGACCACCGTTGTTAGATGATTCTTGGCTTTCTACTGATAGCTTTTTGCACTATCTTTGCaag GACTTCTTTTCATTGGTGCTAGATGGGTCAGTTGTTGATGGAGATCTTTTAAAATGG ACAAGGAAATTTAAGGAGCTGTTAGAGAACAACCTAGGGTGGGAGTTTCCAAAGAACAGTGCTGTTGATGGTTTGTATTTTGAGGAGAATGATGAG TTTGCTCCTGTAGTTGAGATGTTAGATGATGAAGCTTATGCAATTTAG
- the LOC101493055 gene encoding uncharacterized protein isoform X1 — translation MNSETALELVKNGVTLLFLDVPLYTLLAIDTQMFSVGPAFKGIKMIPPGTHFVYYSSSTRDGKEFSPIIGFFIDVGPSEVIVRKWGQQEERLVKVSEEEDERYSQAVKNMEFDRQLGPYNLSHFEDWKRLSNFITKSIIERLEPIGGEISVECENDMFRNTPKTSMEEALDKQLKVGSSAKSGGKFQRKGCYYTSIPRVVKCKGMSGQELTSLNLDKTQLLETLLAKDYGGSEDLLLGELQFAFVAFLMGQSLEAFLQWKSLVSLLFGCTEAPFNTRTRLFTKFIKVIYYQLKYGLQKDRTDDTRPPLLDDSWLSTDSFLHYLCKDFFSLVLDGSVVDGDLLKWTRKFKELLENNLGWEFPKNSAVDGLYFEENDEFAPVVEMLDDEAYAI, via the exons ATGAATTCTGAAACAGCGTTAGAGCTTGTTAAAAATGGCGTCACTCTTCTCTTCCTCGATGTCCCTCTCTACACCCTTCTTGCCATCGATACTCAG aTGTTCTCTGTGGGACCTGCTTTTAAAGGTATTAAGATGATTCCTCCTGGCACTCATTTTGTCTACTATAGTTCTTCAACAAG AGATGGAAAGGAGTTTTCACCGATTATTGGGTTCTTTATTGATGTTGGCCCTTCAGAG GTAATTGTTCGTAAGTGGGGCCAACAAGAGGAAAGGCTAGTCAAAGTATCTGAGGAAGAG GACGAAAGATATAGCCAGGCTGTTAAAAATATGGAATTTGACCGACAACTTGGGCCTTACAATCTTAGCCACTTTGAAGATTGGAAGCGATTATCTAATTTCATTACAAAGAGCATCATCGAGCGGCTTG AGCCCATCGGAGGAGAAATCAGTGTTGAATGTGAAAATGATATGTTTAGAAACACTCCTAAAACATCAATGGAGGAAGCACTAGACAAGCAGCTGAAGGTTGGTAGTTCTGCAAAATCTGGAGGCAAGTTTCAGAGAAAAGGATGTTATTATACCTCCATTCCACGTGTTGTAAAATGCAAGGGGATGAGTGGACAGGAACTTACCTCTTTGAATCTTGACAAG ACACAATTGCTAGAGACTCTACTGGCAAAAGATTATGGAGGTTCTGAAGACTTGCTCCTTGGAGAACTGCAGTTTGCGTTTGTTGCCTTTTTG ATGGGTCAGTCGCTAGAAGCATTCCTCCAGTGGAAATCCTTGGTTAGCCTTCTGTTTGGCTGCACTGAAGCA CCTTTCAACACACGAACTCGGCTATTCACCAAG TTCATTAAAGTCATCTATTATCAACTAAAATACGGACTACAGAAAGATCGCACGGATGATACAAGACCACCGTTGTTAGATGATTCTTGGCTTTCTACTGATAGCTTTTTGCACTATCTTTGCaag GACTTCTTTTCATTGGTGCTAGATGGGTCAGTTGTTGATGGAGATCTTTTAAAATGG ACAAGGAAATTTAAGGAGCTGTTAGAGAACAACCTAGGGTGGGAGTTTCCAAAGAACAGTGCTGTTGATGGTTTGTATTTTGAGGAGAATGATGAG TTTGCTCCTGTAGTTGAGATGTTAGATGATGAAGCTTATGCAATTTAG